One Rhododendron vialii isolate Sample 1 chromosome 2a, ASM3025357v1 genomic region harbors:
- the LOC131317575 gene encoding protein neprosin-like has translation MSDQRMDISAFLLVLFSSSLFVCHSGVEGGIELSATEDLEFENQLELLNKPSIKIIQTEYGDIYDCVDFYNQPAFDHPLLKNHNIRESVHIGLKDGGCPFGTVPIRRITKEDLIKERNVSKIRPLDEYAFVAHWKGGVLEILLKHVARSYCQYAVVRTKRGAGKFNGVRRLAYTIRKYLEVDPDLYGDTRTRAFIRVDGGMVYSPPGTCTPAMGSEVDKGERRECLQSKTGRKFECVTYLSWTCVGMHLGSVWYIVVVAV, from the exons ATGTCAG ATCAACGCATGGATATAAGTGCATTTCTCCTGGTTCTCTTTTCGTCTTCTCTCTTCGTGTGCCACAGTGGAGTTGAAGGGGGAATTGAGTTATCTGCAACGGAAGATCTTGAGTTCGAGAATCAACTTGAACTTTTAAACAAGCCATCGATCAAGATTATACAG ACCGAGTATGGAGATATATACGATTGTGTGGATTTCTACAATCAACCTGCCTTTGACCATCCTTTGTTGAAGaatcaca ACATTAGAGAATCTGTACATATCGGACTAAAGGATGGAGGTTGCCCATTTGGCACAGTTCCTATTAGAAGAATCACTAAAGAAGATTTGATCAAAGAGAGAAATGTTTCAAAAATCAGACCTTTGGACGAATATGCTTTTGTTGCTCAT TGGAAAGGTGGAGTACTAGAAATATTGTTGAAGCATGTTGCACGTTCGTATTGTCAGTATGCCGTGGTTCGGACAAAACGTGGTGCAGGCAAGTTCAATGGAGTGCGACGCTTAGCTTACACAATCCGCAAGTATCTCGAG GTTGATCCTGATCTCTATGGTGATACCCGCACTAGAGCATTTATACGTGTGGAT GGAGGAATGGTGTATAGTCCACCGGGCACCTGTACGCCTGCAATGGGCAGTG AGGTGGACAAAGGGGAAAGGAGAGAATGTTTGCAATCAAAGACGGGGAGGAAATTTGAATGCGTGACTTACCTGTCTTGGACTTGTGTTGGGATGCACTTGGGTTCTGTCTGGTACATTGTTGTCGTTGCTGTTTGA